A single region of the Pseudomonas sp. PDM14 genome encodes:
- a CDS encoding DUF2025 family protein, with the protein MSITSTQICEAADQLRGFVGFNGKTGHYIVRFSEDSFGLDVADTSITPTCEFVWRPFDGELMNLSRERLQLLLEQNIDDRLNISEPLRVYMRRHDLPEITAQRALLPAG; encoded by the coding sequence ATGAGCATCACATCCACCCAGATCTGCGAAGCAGCCGACCAACTGCGCGGCTTCGTCGGCTTCAACGGCAAGACCGGCCACTACATCGTGCGCTTCAGTGAAGACTCCTTCGGCCTGGATGTCGCCGACACCAGCATCACCCCCACCTGCGAATTCGTCTGGCGCCCGTTCGATGGCGAGCTGATGAACCTCAGCCGCGAGCGCCTCCAGCTGCTGCTGGAGCAGAACATCGACGACCGTCTGAATATCAGCGAACCGCTGCGCGTGTACATGCGCCGCCACGACCTGCCGGAAATCACCGCGCAGCGTGCCCTGCTGCCAGCCGGCTGA
- a CDS encoding class I SAM-dependent methyltransferase, giving the protein MTPRPLPYLFAALFSVCAGQAAAAEPVDGSGDITDAQYNQVLAGDWRAPENRARDVYRHPMDTLRFFGLSPGQTLIEVSPGAGWYSEILAPLLRDKGQYIAAVNGAKGAESLRKKFHNDPRRYAKARIAEYDQTAPVLGEPNSADAVVTFRNVHNWVKTDTAPAMFKAMFEVLKPGGKLGVVEHRAAKDTALDAVKDTGYLPTEYVQKLATDAGFVFIEASEVNANPDDTKDYPEGVWTLPPELRLGDKDKQKYLDIGESDRMTLNFVKPAHDKPKP; this is encoded by the coding sequence ATGACGCCACGCCCGCTGCCCTACCTCTTCGCCGCCCTGTTCAGCGTCTGCGCCGGCCAGGCGGCCGCCGCCGAACCCGTCGACGGCTCCGGCGACATCACCGATGCGCAGTACAACCAGGTGCTCGCCGGTGACTGGCGCGCCCCGGAAAACCGCGCCCGCGATGTCTACCGCCATCCCATGGACACCTTGCGTTTCTTCGGCCTCTCACCTGGCCAGACGCTGATCGAAGTCAGCCCCGGCGCTGGCTGGTACAGCGAAATCCTCGCTCCGCTGCTGCGCGACAAGGGCCAGTACATTGCCGCGGTGAATGGCGCGAAGGGTGCCGAAAGCCTGCGCAAGAAATTCCACAATGACCCGCGACGCTACGCCAAGGCGCGCATCGCCGAGTACGACCAGACCGCACCGGTACTCGGCGAGCCGAACTCGGCCGACGCTGTGGTGACCTTCCGCAACGTGCACAACTGGGTGAAAACCGACACCGCACCGGCAATGTTCAAGGCCATGTTCGAGGTACTCAAGCCGGGCGGCAAACTCGGCGTGGTCGAGCACCGCGCCGCCAAGGACACCGCCCTGGACGCGGTGAAAGACACCGGTTACCTGCCGACCGAGTACGTGCAGAAACTCGCCACCGACGCCGGCTTCGTGTTCATCGAGGCCTCGGAGGTCAACGCCAACCCGGACGACACCAAGGACTACCCCGAAGGCGTATGGACCCTGCCGCCGGAGCTGCGCCTGGGTGACAAGGACAAGCAGAAGTACCTGGACATCGGCGAGTCGGACCGCATGACGTTGAACTTCGTCAAACCGGCGCACGACAAGCCGAAGCCCTGA
- a CDS encoding substrate-binding periplasmic protein, whose product MLSRYLTPGLALAGRLIALLLCTTTLASAADVLRYPRAPAGEEYRQTYALAQLQLALDKADSPLRLEPSEFAMEQERALLSLEEGRAVDVVWTMTSVERERRLLPVRIGIDKGLFGWRVALLRQDRPDLLREVRNLADLQSLRAGQGHDWPDTDILRWQGLPVVVTASYDSLFRMLAAGRFDYFPRSVLEAWDEVQHNPQAGAVIDPHLVLRYPTACYFFFSPRNPQLAATVRRGMEKALADGSFDRLFLQHYGPLLRQARLDQRQLIELHNPLLPAATPLQRKALWFSRDDLRALPRP is encoded by the coding sequence ATGCTATCGAGATACCTGACGCCAGGGTTGGCACTGGCAGGCCGGCTGATCGCCCTGCTGCTTTGCACCACGACCCTCGCCAGCGCGGCCGATGTGCTGCGCTATCCGCGTGCGCCCGCCGGTGAGGAATACCGCCAGACCTACGCCCTGGCGCAGTTGCAGCTGGCCCTGGATAAAGCCGACAGCCCGCTGCGCCTGGAACCCTCCGAATTCGCCATGGAACAGGAGCGCGCCCTGCTCAGCCTGGAAGAAGGCCGTGCGGTGGATGTGGTGTGGACCATGACCAGCGTCGAGCGCGAGCGCCGCCTGTTGCCCGTGCGCATCGGCATCGACAAGGGCCTGTTCGGCTGGCGCGTGGCCTTGCTGCGTCAGGACCGCCCCGACCTGTTGCGCGAGGTGCGCAACCTGGCCGACCTGCAGAGCCTGCGCGCTGGCCAGGGCCACGACTGGCCGGACACCGACATCCTGCGCTGGCAAGGCCTGCCGGTGGTGGTCACCGCCAGCTACGACAGCCTGTTCCGCATGCTCGCCGCCGGGCGCTTCGACTACTTTCCACGCTCGGTGCTGGAAGCCTGGGACGAAGTGCAGCACAACCCCCAGGCAGGCGCGGTCATCGACCCGCACCTGGTGCTGCGCTACCCGACCGCCTGCTATTTCTTTTTCTCGCCGCGCAACCCGCAACTGGCCGCAACCGTGCGCCGCGGCATGGAGAAAGCGTTGGCCGACGGTTCGTTCGACCGCCTGTTCCTGCAGCACTACGGCCCACTGTTGCGCCAGGCGCGCCTGGACCAACGCCAACTGATCGAACTGCACAACCCGCTGCTGCCTGCGGCCACGCCGCTGCAACGCAAGGCGCTGTGGTTCAGCCGCGACGACCTGCGCGCACTGCCGCGCCCGTAG
- a CDS encoding 3-oxoacyl-ACP reductase family protein gives MTTSLSLSNKVAFIQGGSRGIGAAIVKRLAREGAAVTFTYSQSADSANALVAEVQAAGGRALAIRADSAQEQDIRAAIGEAVRTFGRLDILVNNAGVLAIAPIEEFSIDDLDRTLAVNVRSVVIASQEAARNMNDGGRIISIGSTNADRMPFGGGAVYAMSKSALVGLTKGLARDLGPRGITVNNVQPGPVDTDMNPDNTDFATSLKPLMAVGRYGQVEEIASFVAYLAGPEAGYITGANLLIDGGFAA, from the coding sequence ATGACCACTTCCCTGTCCCTGAGCAACAAAGTCGCATTCATTCAAGGCGGTTCGCGCGGCATCGGCGCCGCCATCGTCAAACGCCTGGCCCGTGAAGGCGCCGCCGTGACCTTCACCTACAGCCAGTCCGCCGACAGCGCCAATGCGCTGGTCGCCGAAGTTCAGGCCGCCGGCGGCCGTGCCCTGGCGATCCGCGCCGACAGCGCCCAGGAGCAGGACATCCGCGCCGCCATCGGCGAAGCGGTGCGCACCTTCGGCCGCCTCGACATCCTGGTCAACAACGCCGGTGTGCTGGCCATCGCGCCCATCGAGGAATTCAGCATCGACGACCTCGACCGCACCCTGGCGGTGAACGTGCGCAGCGTGGTGATCGCCAGCCAGGAAGCCGCCCGGAACATGAACGACGGCGGGCGCATCATCAGCATCGGCAGTACCAACGCAGACCGCATGCCCTTCGGCGGTGGCGCCGTGTACGCCATGAGCAAGTCCGCTCTGGTCGGTTTGACCAAGGGCCTGGCGCGCGACCTCGGCCCGCGCGGCATCACCGTCAACAATGTGCAACCGGGCCCGGTGGACACCGACATGAACCCGGACAACACCGACTTCGCCACCTCGCTGAAGCCGCTGATGGCGGTCGGGCGCTACGGCCAGGTCGAGGAAATCGCCAGCTTCGTCGCCTACCTGGCCGGTCCGGAAGCGGGCTACATCACCGGCGCCAACCTGCTGATCGACGGCGGTTTCGCCGCCTGA
- a CDS encoding peptidylprolyl isomerase → MARATARHILVASEAKCNELKAAIEGGADFAQVAKDNSTCPSSRQGGDLGSFGPGQMVKEFDTVVFSAPVNVVQGPVKTQFGYHLLEVTSRQD, encoded by the coding sequence ATGGCCAGAGCCACTGCCCGTCACATCCTGGTTGCCAGCGAAGCCAAGTGCAACGAACTCAAAGCCGCCATCGAAGGCGGTGCCGACTTCGCCCAGGTCGCCAAAGACAATTCCACCTGCCCGTCCAGCCGCCAAGGCGGTGACCTGGGTTCCTTCGGCCCGGGCCAGATGGTCAAGGAGTTCGACACCGTGGTGTTCAGCGCGCCGGTCAACGTCGTACAGGGTCCGGTGAAGACCCAGTTCGGCTACCACCTGCTCGAAGTCACCAGCCGCCAGGACTGA
- a CDS encoding YebC/PmpR family DNA-binding transcriptional regulator, translated as MGAQWKAKPKEAAANARGKIFGRLVKEIMVAARNGADPDTNAKLRVAVHAAKKASMPKDTLERAIKKGAGLLGETVNFERTTYEGFAPHQVPVIVECLTDNVNRTVAEIRVLFRKGQMGASGSVTWDFNHVGMIEASTDNGADPELAAIEAGAQDFEPAEEGDTLFVTEITDLDAVCKALPEHGFTVNAAKIGYMPKNPVSSLSEAQMEEVEAFLEALDNHDDVQNVYVGLSG; from the coding sequence ATGGGCGCACAGTGGAAAGCCAAACCGAAAGAAGCCGCAGCCAACGCCAGGGGCAAGATCTTCGGCCGTCTGGTCAAGGAGATCATGGTCGCCGCGCGTAACGGCGCCGACCCGGATACCAACGCCAAGCTGCGCGTTGCCGTACATGCGGCCAAGAAAGCCTCGATGCCCAAGGACACCCTGGAGCGCGCGATCAAGAAAGGCGCCGGCCTGCTTGGCGAAACCGTCAACTTCGAGCGCACCACCTACGAAGGCTTCGCCCCGCACCAGGTGCCGGTGATCGTCGAATGCCTGACCGACAACGTGAACCGCACCGTTGCGGAAATCCGCGTGCTGTTCCGCAAGGGCCAGATGGGTGCTTCCGGTTCGGTGACCTGGGACTTCAACCACGTCGGCATGATCGAAGCCTCCACCGACAACGGTGCCGACCCGGAGCTGGCGGCCATCGAAGCGGGCGCTCAGGACTTCGAGCCAGCTGAAGAAGGCGACACCCTGTTCGTCACCGAAATCACCGACCTCGACGCCGTGTGCAAGGCCCTTCCCGAGCACGGCTTCACCGTCAACGCGGCGAAGATCGGCTACATGCCGAAGAACCCGGTCAGCAGCCTGAGCGAGGCGCAGATGGAAGAGGTCGAAGCCTTCCTCGAAGCCCTCGACAACCACGACGACGTACAGAACGTCTACGTCGGCCTCTCCGGCTGA
- a CDS encoding FHA domain-containing protein: protein MLRIHFVDNRQAPIWLVEERFTLGQDSRNNLAVDDSGLSAFHAEVRQENGQYYLSDCDSAGGTFVNDERIGSRYQLRSEDRVRLGSLELLLVDPARSKARAEVVPRWFLQVLKGEHEGKKFHVHGSMTFGRSVKCELCFGDAELSRRHCEFFLKDDVLEVKDLASANGVFVNGQKAATAVLQPGDQVRMGSVLLLVIGPKVEVAQAEDEDATVFMRAIDLPPPSKAPAAAQPGNLNPLRATAQAAPVAPVEAAATVNRMLPLLIGVLVVGLLIALGLTLF, encoded by the coding sequence ATGCTCAGAATTCACTTCGTCGATAACCGCCAGGCTCCCATCTGGCTGGTTGAAGAGCGTTTCACGCTCGGTCAGGACAGCCGCAACAACCTGGCCGTCGACGACAGTGGTTTGAGCGCCTTCCACGCCGAAGTGCGCCAGGAAAATGGCCAGTACTACCTCAGCGACTGCGACAGCGCCGGGGGCACCTTCGTCAACGACGAGCGCATCGGCAGTCGCTACCAGCTGCGTTCCGAGGACCGCGTACGCCTCGGTTCGCTGGAGCTGCTACTGGTCGACCCGGCGCGCAGCAAGGCCCGCGCCGAGGTGGTGCCGCGCTGGTTCCTGCAGGTGCTCAAGGGCGAACACGAGGGCAAGAAATTCCACGTGCACGGCTCGATGACCTTTGGCCGGTCGGTGAAGTGCGAGCTGTGCTTCGGCGACGCCGAACTGTCGCGTCGCCACTGCGAGTTCTTCCTCAAGGACGATGTGCTCGAGGTCAAGGACCTGGCCTCGGCCAACGGTGTCTTCGTCAACGGCCAGAAAGCCGCCACCGCCGTGCTGCAACCGGGCGACCAGGTGCGCATGGGTTCGGTGCTGCTACTGGTGATCGGGCCGAAGGTCGAGGTGGCCCAGGCCGAAGACGAGGACGCCACGGTGTTCATGCGCGCCATCGACCTGCCGCCGCCGAGCAAGGCGCCGGCAGCCGCGCAGCCGGGTAACCTCAATCCGCTGCGCGCCACAGCGCAGGCCGCGCCAGTGGCGCCGGTGGAGGCCGCCGCGACCGTGAACCGGATGCTGCCGCTGCTGATTGGCGTGCTGGTCGTCGGCCTGTTGATCGCGCTCGGCCTGACGCTGTTCTGA
- the speF gene encoding ornithine decarboxylase SpeF, with the protein MNPLKIAASDTARDCFHATRAIVPLAQTDYTDVAVAVVSVADVLGGALEVIQRTGFNIPIFIVVSVEGTHGAEVIPHLRELLLQVNGVFDPTRDNAEHYGHQLETAAKAYEATLLPPFFGALKQYTEAGNSTFACPGHQGGQFFRKHPAGRQFFDFFGETLFRADMCNADVRLGDLLIHEGPALQAQKHAAKVYNADKTYFVLNGTSASNKVVTNALLTPGDLVLFDRNNHKSIHQGALLQAGATPIYLETARNPYGFIGGIDAHCFEEVYLRGLISEVAPHKAEQPRPFRLAVIQLGTYDGTIYNARQVVDRIGHLCDYILFDSAWVGYEQFIPMMKDCSPLLLELNEHDPGIFVTQSVHKQQAGFSQASQIHKKDRHIKGQARYCNHARLNNAFMAHASTSPLYPLFASLDVNARIHGGRSGPRLWHDCVKFGIDARKLVLENCTMIRPFVPDTIDGRDWQDYPTEAIANDIRFFRFHPQDRWHAFPGYADNQYFIDPCKLLFTTPGIDPIDGSYTDFGIHAGILANFLRQNGIVPEKCDLNSILFLLTPAEDTAKMSHLVAQIARFERFISDDAPMSRVLPGIYEQYSERYRDYSIRQLCQEMHDLYRSRNVQQLQRDMFRHSHFPTMAVLPQAAQIEYTRGNVELIPLEQAAGRIAAEGALPYPPGVLCMVPGEVWGGAVLEYFLALEEGINRLPGFTPELQGVYLKQDQGRIRAYGYVLKG; encoded by the coding sequence ATGAATCCGTTGAAGATTGCCGCCAGCGATACCGCCCGCGACTGTTTCCACGCCACCCGCGCCATCGTTCCCCTCGCCCAGACCGACTACACCGACGTGGCCGTTGCCGTGGTCTCGGTGGCCGACGTGCTGGGCGGCGCCCTGGAAGTCATCCAGCGCACCGGCTTCAACATTCCCATCTTCATCGTCGTCTCGGTCGAAGGCACCCACGGCGCGGAAGTCATCCCGCACCTGCGCGAGCTGCTGTTGCAGGTCAACGGCGTGTTCGACCCGACCCGCGACAACGCCGAGCATTACGGCCACCAGCTGGAAACCGCGGCCAAGGCCTACGAGGCGACCCTGCTGCCCCCGTTCTTCGGCGCCCTCAAGCAGTACACCGAGGCCGGCAACTCGACCTTCGCCTGCCCCGGCCACCAGGGCGGGCAGTTCTTCCGCAAGCACCCCGCGGGCCGACAGTTCTTCGATTTCTTCGGCGAGACGCTATTTCGCGCCGACATGTGCAACGCCGACGTCCGCCTCGGCGACCTGCTGATCCACGAAGGCCCGGCCCTGCAGGCGCAGAAGCACGCGGCCAAGGTGTACAACGCCGACAAGACCTACTTCGTGCTCAACGGCACCTCGGCCTCGAACAAGGTGGTAACCAACGCCCTGCTCACCCCCGGCGACCTGGTGCTGTTCGACCGCAACAACCACAAGTCCATCCACCAGGGCGCGCTGCTGCAGGCCGGCGCCACGCCGATCTACCTGGAGACCGCACGCAACCCCTACGGCTTCATCGGCGGCATCGATGCGCACTGCTTCGAGGAGGTCTACCTGCGCGGGCTGATCAGTGAAGTGGCGCCGCACAAGGCCGAGCAGCCACGGCCGTTCCGCCTCGCGGTGATCCAGCTGGGCACCTACGACGGCACCATCTACAACGCGCGCCAGGTGGTCGATCGCATCGGCCACCTGTGCGACTACATCCTCTTCGACTCGGCCTGGGTCGGCTACGAGCAGTTCATCCCGATGATGAAGGACTGTTCGCCGCTGCTGCTGGAGCTGAACGAGCACGATCCCGGCATCTTCGTCACCCAGTCGGTGCACAAGCAGCAGGCCGGTTTCTCCCAGGCCTCGCAGATCCACAAGAAGGACCGCCACATCAAGGGCCAGGCGCGCTACTGCAACCACGCGCGGCTGAACAACGCCTTCATGGCACATGCCTCGACCAGCCCGCTGTACCCGCTGTTCGCCTCGCTCGACGTCAACGCGCGCATCCACGGCGGGCGCAGCGGCCCGCGTCTGTGGCACGACTGCGTGAAGTTCGGCATCGACGCCCGCAAACTGGTGCTGGAAAACTGCACGATGATCCGCCCCTTCGTGCCGGACACCATCGACGGCCGCGACTGGCAGGACTACCCCACCGAGGCCATCGCCAACGACATCCGCTTCTTCCGCTTCCACCCGCAGGACCGCTGGCACGCCTTCCCCGGCTACGCCGACAACCAGTACTTCATCGACCCCTGCAAGCTGCTGTTCACCACCCCGGGCATCGACCCCATCGACGGCAGCTACACCGACTTCGGCATCCACGCCGGCATCCTGGCCAACTTCCTGCGCCAGAACGGCATCGTCCCGGAGAAGTGCGACCTCAACTCGATCCTGTTCCTGCTCACCCCGGCCGAGGACACGGCGAAGATGAGCCACCTGGTGGCGCAGATCGCCCGCTTCGAGCGCTTCATCAGCGATGACGCGCCGATGAGCCGCGTGTTGCCGGGCATCTACGAGCAGTACAGCGAGCGCTACCGCGACTACAGCATCCGCCAGCTGTGCCAGGAGATGCACGACCTCTACCGCAGCCGCAACGTGCAGCAGCTGCAGCGCGACATGTTCCGCCACAGCCACTTCCCGACCATGGCCGTGCTGCCGCAAGCGGCGCAGATCGAGTACACCCGCGGCAATGTCGAGCTGATCCCGCTGGAACAGGCCGCCGGGCGCATCGCCGCCGAGGGCGCGCTGCCCTATCCACCGGGCGTGCTGTGCATGGTCCCCGGTGAGGTCTGGGGCGGCGCCGTGCTGGAGTATTTCCTCGCGCTCGAAGAAGGCATCAACCGCCTGCCCGGCTTCACCCCGGAGCTGCAGGGCGTGTACCTCAAGCAAGACCAGGGGCGCATCCGCGCCTACGGCTACGTGCTCAAGGGTTGA
- a CDS encoding ankyrin repeat domain-containing protein, translating to MSTPHPVSPSSEPLDDETLAFAERVFDCARNGASEELHTLLAQGLPADLRNHKGDSLLMLASYHGHVDTTRLLLQHGATPDLRNNNGQTPLAGAAFKGDVAIIELLLEHGADVEGSTPDGKTTLMLAAMFNRVEVVELLLAHGADAKRQDASGLTALAAAQHMGAVQAVERLRSAV from the coding sequence ATGAGCACGCCACACCCCGTCTCCCCTTCCAGCGAACCCCTCGACGATGAAACCCTGGCGTTCGCCGAGCGGGTCTTCGACTGCGCGCGCAACGGCGCCAGCGAGGAACTGCACACGCTGCTGGCCCAGGGCCTGCCCGCCGACCTGCGCAACCACAAGGGCGACAGCCTGCTGATGCTGGCCAGCTACCACGGCCATGTCGACACCACGCGCCTGCTCCTGCAGCACGGCGCGACGCCGGACCTGCGCAACAACAACGGCCAGACGCCGCTGGCCGGCGCTGCCTTCAAGGGCGACGTGGCGATCATCGAACTGCTGCTGGAGCACGGCGCCGATGTCGAAGGCAGCACCCCGGACGGCAAGACCACACTGATGCTGGCCGCGATGTTCAATCGCGTCGAGGTGGTCGAACTGCTGCTGGCCCACGGTGCCGACGCCAAGCGCCAGGACGCCAGCGGCCTGACCGCCCTCGCCGCGGCCCAGCACATGGGCGCCGTGCAAGCCGTCGAGCGCCTGCGCAGCGCCGTCTGA
- a CDS encoding AAA family ATPase, translating to MKKTFFARHRRSLGVITLCILLLAVAAGSFWYASQPKATPPGDASAAMLQQLQQSSDAWTANRRDLSTLVGDMRDGRIASAALSEDAVYVTTTDGQHYWLADQSGRIGEMILRDYSSASGSLFPVSLFDTDGEAPWYSKLLAQWPLLLLLVAGAAFVAWKLHPPQTLKQRTGIRFADVIGAGEAKLALQDVTAYLRDPAAFAALGARPPKGVLLTGEPGTGKTQLAKALASECDAHFIQVTGSDFSSMYFGVGIHKVKALFRTARKHAPCIVFIDEIDGIGRRGEQSRSSDAEGNRIVNQFLTELDGFAADSGVLVLGATNFPNSLDPALVREGRFDRSIAVGLPSLAEREQLFRLYAGKVKASGTLDFAQLARNSVGLTPAAIAYIVNHAALLAARSQQTEVVMQHFVDALETCRIGEQPLGASALSETDRTRIAVHEAGHAIVAAALHCGRVEKVTILPRGQALGVTLVTPVEDKRLHLESELRARIQMLLAGRVAEQLYFHEVSSGAGQDLHEASKLALSMVGALGMGPKGSLLSLQAVRDAHLDSDPREALQAADDLLQQLNRTCTKLVERLKPALDQISQRLLEEETVPGEDVVAAVEALMHESLGNVSVLPGHTPHMERVAASAYDGFDPLFDLALVDEVSDEQTAGPGMA from the coding sequence ATGAAGAAGACGTTTTTCGCTCGCCACCGCCGTTCGCTCGGCGTGATCACCCTGTGCATCCTTCTGCTCGCCGTTGCCGCCGGCAGTTTTTGGTACGCCAGCCAGCCGAAGGCCACGCCGCCGGGCGACGCCTCGGCCGCCATGCTCCAGCAACTGCAGCAGTCCAGCGACGCCTGGACCGCCAACCGCCGCGACCTCTCGACCCTGGTCGGCGACATGCGTGACGGGCGGATCGCCAGCGCCGCGCTGAGCGAGGACGCGGTGTACGTCACCACCACCGACGGCCAACACTACTGGCTGGCAGACCAGTCCGGGCGCATCGGCGAAATGATCCTGCGCGACTACAGCAGCGCCAGCGGCAGCCTGTTCCCGGTCAGCCTGTTCGACACCGATGGTGAAGCGCCCTGGTACAGCAAGCTGCTGGCCCAATGGCCGCTGCTGCTGTTGCTGGTTGCCGGCGCGGCGTTCGTCGCCTGGAAACTGCACCCGCCGCAAACCCTGAAGCAGCGCACCGGCATTCGCTTCGCCGACGTGATCGGCGCCGGCGAAGCCAAACTCGCTCTGCAGGACGTCACCGCCTACCTGCGCGACCCGGCTGCCTTCGCTGCCCTCGGCGCGCGGCCGCCGAAGGGCGTGCTGCTCACCGGCGAGCCTGGCACCGGCAAGACACAGCTGGCCAAGGCCCTGGCCAGCGAGTGCGACGCGCACTTCATCCAGGTCACCGGCAGCGACTTTTCCTCGATGTACTTCGGCGTTGGCATCCACAAGGTCAAGGCGCTGTTCCGCACCGCGCGCAAGCATGCGCCGTGCATCGTGTTCATCGACGAGATCGACGGCATCGGCCGCCGTGGTGAGCAGAGCCGCTCGAGCGACGCCGAGGGCAACCGCATCGTCAACCAGTTCCTCACCGAACTCGACGGCTTCGCCGCCGACAGCGGTGTGCTGGTGCTGGGCGCGACCAACTTCCCCAACTCGCTGGACCCGGCGCTGGTGCGCGAAGGCCGCTTCGACCGCAGCATCGCCGTCGGCCTGCCAAGCCTGGCCGAGCGCGAGCAGCTGTTCCGCCTCTATGCCGGCAAGGTCAAGGCCAGCGGCACACTCGACTTCGCCCAGCTGGCGCGCAACAGCGTCGGCCTGACCCCGGCGGCGATCGCCTACATCGTCAACCACGCCGCCCTGCTCGCCGCCCGCAGCCAGCAGACCGAGGTGGTCATGCAGCACTTCGTCGACGCGCTGGAAACCTGCCGCATCGGCGAGCAGCCGCTAGGCGCCAGCGCGCTGTCGGAAACTGACCGCACGCGCATCGCGGTGCACGAGGCCGGCCACGCCATCGTCGCTGCCGCCCTGCATTGCGGGCGCGTGGAGAAGGTCACCATCCTGCCGCGCGGCCAGGCCCTCGGCGTGACCCTGGTGACGCCGGTGGAAGACAAGCGCCTGCACCTGGAATCCGAGCTGCGCGCACGCATCCAGATGCTCCTCGCCGGACGCGTCGCCGAGCAGCTGTATTTCCATGAGGTGTCGTCCGGTGCCGGGCAGGACCTGCACGAGGCCAGCAAGCTCGCCCTGTCGATGGTCGGCGCGCTGGGCATGGGCCCGAAAGGCTCGCTGCTGAGCCTGCAGGCCGTGCGTGACGCGCACCTGGACAGCGACCCACGTGAAGCGCTGCAAGCTGCCGATGACCTGCTGCAACAGCTCAACCGCACCTGCACCAAGTTGGTGGAGCGGCTCAAACCGGCACTGGACCAGATCAGCCAGCGCCTGCTGGAAGAGGAAACCGTGCCCGGTGAAGACGTGGTCGCGGCGGTCGAAGCGCTGATGCACGAATCGCTCGGCAACGTCAGCGTGCTGCCCGGCCACACGCCGCACATGGAGCGCGTGGCTGCCAGTGCCTACGACGGCTTCGATCCGCTGTTCGACCTGGCCCTGGTCGACGAGGTGAGCGACGAGCAGACGGCTGGCCCCGGCATGGCCTGA
- a CDS encoding LysR family transcriptional regulator, producing MDTLNCIDCFVRSAEAGSFAEAARRLGLTPAAVGKNVASLEARLGVRLFQRSTRSLTLTEAGERFLLESSPGLLSLQAAIANLASAQGQPAGVLKVSMGLAFGRYYILPLLEAFLQRYPAVQPDWHFDNRPVDLIAEGFDAAIGGGFELSPGVVARELAPAHRVLLASPAYLQQHGEPRTPDELHGHAGILIRSPQTGRVRPWMLRNREGLQAPIDLQVRMTLGDPEASCQAALMNLGITLVSMPHALPHLQSGALQRVLPGWYVDTGIISIHFAAQKLLPQKTRVFVDFVVEQFRAQGLDKRFSAL from the coding sequence ATGGATACCCTCAATTGCATCGACTGTTTCGTTCGCAGTGCGGAGGCTGGCAGCTTTGCCGAAGCCGCGCGGCGCCTGGGCCTGACGCCGGCGGCGGTAGGCAAGAACGTGGCCAGCCTGGAGGCGCGTCTGGGTGTGCGGCTGTTCCAGCGTAGTACGCGCAGCCTGACCCTGACCGAAGCCGGCGAGCGCTTTCTACTGGAGTCATCGCCGGGCCTGCTCAGCCTGCAGGCGGCCATCGCCAACCTGGCCAGTGCGCAGGGCCAGCCGGCGGGTGTGCTCAAGGTGAGCATGGGGCTGGCATTCGGGCGCTATTACATCCTGCCGCTGCTGGAGGCGTTCCTGCAGCGCTACCCGGCCGTGCAGCCGGACTGGCACTTCGACAACCGCCCCGTGGACCTGATCGCCGAAGGCTTCGATGCTGCCATTGGCGGTGGTTTCGAGCTGTCGCCCGGCGTGGTGGCGCGTGAACTGGCGCCGGCGCATCGGGTGCTGCTGGCCTCGCCGGCCTACCTGCAACAGCACGGTGAGCCACGCACACCGGACGAGCTGCACGGCCACGCCGGTATCCTCATCCGCTCACCACAAACCGGCCGCGTGCGCCCGTGGATGCTGCGCAACCGCGAGGGCCTGCAGGCTCCGATCGACCTGCAGGTGCGCATGACCCTGGGTGATCCGGAAGCGTCCTGTCAGGCGGCGTTGATGAACCTCGGCATCACCCTGGTGAGCATGCCGCATGCGTTGCCGCACCTGCAGAGCGGTGCATTGCAGCGGGTGTTGCCGGGCTGGTACGTGGACACCGGGATCATTTCCATCCACTTCGCCGCGCAGAAACTGCTGCCGCAGAAGACCCGCGTGTTCGTCGATTTCGTCGTCGAGCAGTTCCGCGCCCAGGGGCTGGACAAGCGCTTCTCGGCACTCTGA